Proteins co-encoded in one Jeotgalibacillus malaysiensis genomic window:
- a CDS encoding polyphosphate kinase, giving the protein MMGHSHKKFSKPEYFNNRELSWLAFNQRVLEESYDMTNPLLERLRFLAIFSSNLDEFFMVRVAGLKDQVKANFTKPENKAGLTPKQQLSAISEKTHHLVKLQYQTVSTLMKELKKEDISIKSMDQLSAKQQQFTEHFFKEQIFPVLTPLAVDAYRPFPILLNKSLNMIVELSSKHQEKKVAIVQVPSVLPRFIRLPSITGYEFIMLEDVMKHYLDRLFIGYSVTSSLLFRITRNADLTIHEEGARDLLLEIEKELKKRKWGAAVRLEIEHDEAPQKLLSILTEELEIEEIDVYSIRGPLDLTCLFDFIKTCAKDKDNLIFESFIPQPPGDLQPGENIFDKALKRDLFFHHPYESFNPIVDFIDEAAEDPDVLAIKQTLYRVSGGSPIINALKKAAENGKQVTVLVELKARFDEENNVQWAKELEKAGCHVIYGMTFLKTHSKITLIVRKKDQKIERFVHLGTGNYNDQTAKIYTDMGIITTKRKFGTDATNFFNYLSGYTEKPSYHHLIVAPFSIRDSFIDMIDKEIAFHKKHKNGHIIAKMNSLTDKPLIIKFYEASAAGVKIELIIRGICCLKPGIEGVSEHISVRSIVGRFLEHSRIYYFYHNGEEKCLLSSADMMTRNMDKRVELLFPITEQIHKKRIKKILDLQLSDNMKARVQDQNGVYAYVEKGATAEIHAQKICLEEAYRISEGEE; this is encoded by the coding sequence ATGATGGGACACAGCCATAAAAAATTCAGTAAACCGGAATACTTCAATAACCGTGAGCTCAGCTGGCTGGCTTTTAATCAGCGGGTGCTGGAAGAATCTTATGATATGACAAATCCTCTTCTTGAAAGGCTGAGATTTTTAGCTATTTTCAGTTCGAACCTGGATGAGTTTTTTATGGTGAGAGTAGCGGGTTTGAAGGACCAGGTAAAAGCGAATTTTACTAAGCCTGAAAACAAAGCCGGACTCACACCGAAACAGCAGCTTAGTGCGATTTCTGAAAAAACGCATCATCTTGTTAAGCTGCAGTATCAGACAGTTTCCACACTTATGAAGGAACTGAAAAAAGAAGATATTTCAATTAAATCAATGGATCAGCTTTCTGCTAAACAGCAGCAATTTACTGAGCATTTTTTTAAGGAGCAGATTTTTCCTGTTCTTACACCACTCGCAGTAGATGCGTACCGTCCATTCCCGATTTTATTAAATAAAAGTCTCAATATGATTGTTGAATTATCAAGTAAGCATCAGGAAAAGAAAGTTGCAATTGTTCAGGTGCCTTCCGTGCTTCCACGCTTTATCAGATTGCCTTCTATTACTGGTTATGAATTTATCATGCTTGAAGATGTGATGAAGCATTATCTTGACAGACTTTTCATCGGTTACAGCGTCACATCCAGTCTGCTGTTCAGAATTACGCGTAATGCCGATCTGACGATTCATGAAGAAGGAGCACGTGACCTTTTGCTTGAAATCGAAAAAGAACTGAAGAAAAGAAAATGGGGAGCTGCTGTCAGGCTTGAAATTGAACACGATGAAGCACCTCAAAAGCTGCTGTCAATCTTGACTGAAGAGCTTGAAATCGAAGAAATTGATGTCTATTCAATTCGTGGACCCCTTGATTTGACCTGTCTGTTTGATTTTATTAAAACATGCGCTAAAGATAAGGATAATCTCATTTTTGAATCCTTTATCCCTCAGCCGCCAGGGGATCTTCAGCCTGGTGAAAATATTTTTGATAAGGCATTAAAGCGGGATCTGTTTTTTCATCATCCATACGAATCATTTAATCCGATCGTAGACTTTATCGATGAAGCAGCTGAAGACCCTGACGTACTGGCGATTAAGCAGACGCTCTACCGTGTCAGCGGGGGATCACCCATTATTAATGCGTTAAAAAAAGCAGCTGAAAATGGTAAACAGGTTACTGTGCTGGTCGAATTAAAAGCCAGGTTTGATGAAGAAAACAATGTGCAATGGGCCAAAGAACTGGAGAAAGCGGGGTGCCACGTCATTTACGGTATGACCTTTTTAAAAACGCATAGCAAAATCACATTAATTGTGCGGAAAAAAGATCAGAAAATTGAACGATTCGTTCATCTCGGAACCGGCAATTATAATGATCAGACTGCAAAAATTTATACTGATATGGGCATTATCACCACAAAGAGAAAATTCGGTACTGATGCCACCAACTTTTTTAATTATTTGAGCGGCTATACTGAAAAGCCATCCTACCATCATCTGATTGTTGCGCCATTTTCAATACGTGATTCATTTATAGATATGATAGATAAGGAAATCGCTTTTCATAAAAAGCACAAAAATGGACATATTATTGCCAAAATGAATTCTCTGACTGACAAACCGCTTATCATCAAATTTTATGAAGCTTCTGCAGCGGGTGTGAAAATTGAACTGATTATCAGAGGGATCTGCTGTTTAAAGCCGGGTATTGAGGGCGTCAGCGAGCATATTTCCGTCAGAAGCATCGTTGGCAGATTTCTTGAGCACAGCAGAATTTATTACTTTTATCATAATGGTGAAGAAAAATGTCTGCTTTCGTCAGCTGACATGATGACACGTAATATGGATAAGCGGGTTGAGCTGCTCTTTCCGATCACTGAACAGATCCACAAAAAACGTATCAAAAAAATTCTGGACCTTCAGCTCTCAGACAATATGAAAGCAAGAGTTCAGGATCAAAATGGTGTGTACGCTTATGTGGAAAAAGGAGCCACTGCTGAAATTCATGCACAGAAAATCTGTCTTGAAGAGGCATATCGAATCAGTGAGGGAGAAGAGTGA
- a CDS encoding multidrug ABC transporter ATP-binding protein, which yields MDVFKKLKEFYWPHKRHFILSIIFLFVMTLITIVYPIILQITIDDVVGEGRYNLIPYLAFGFIGIMAVKGIATFISQYNGDLFGIIAVYDLRERLYDKLQSLPFQYYDNAKTGDIMSRLTADVEGFRFFLSFGFAELIRLVLLLVVTTGVMLYYSVPLTIVTMLSIPFLAVAVYKFDKKVHPAFRGVRKSFGKLNTNVQENISGINTVKSLSREEHQIDKFNSSNQDYKEKYLFTSDVWAKYFPLMEFLGNVSVIMLLGYGGYLVVNGNLTAGELTAFYSLVGFIIWPIMNLGFTINQFSQSKASGERLLEILEAEETIKEKPDAIELTRSKGEVEFKNVSLNYTADDEKAINNVSFKVSGGKTIGLIGATGSGKTSITQLMTRFYEPTEGSVLIDGKEVSDYTIRSLRKNVGFVLQESFLFSSTIKANIAFGKPEATMEEIIDAAKKAEAHDFIMEMPDGYDTMLGERGLGLSGGQKQRIAIARAICLDPSILILDDATSAVDMQTEFNIQKALKEVMKGRTTFIIAHRISSLKHADEIFVFDNGEITHRGTHDELIHLEGQYKRIYDIQYKDQKSLSATGTR from the coding sequence ATGGATGTTTTTAAGAAGTTAAAAGAATTTTACTGGCCTCATAAACGTCACTTTATATTATCGATTATTTTCTTATTTGTGATGACGCTGATTACAATTGTTTATCCGATTATTTTGCAGATTACAATTGATGATGTGGTAGGAGAGGGCAGATATAATTTGATTCCGTATCTTGCATTCGGCTTTATCGGCATTATGGCTGTTAAAGGAATAGCCACTTTCATATCACAGTACAACGGTGACCTGTTTGGTATTATTGCTGTGTATGATCTGCGTGAAAGATTATATGATAAGCTGCAGAGCCTGCCATTTCAGTATTACGATAATGCGAAAACCGGTGACATTATGTCACGTCTGACTGCAGATGTAGAAGGGTTCCGCTTCTTTTTATCATTCGGGTTTGCTGAATTGATCAGACTTGTACTGCTGCTTGTCGTTACGACTGGCGTTATGCTTTATTATTCAGTACCGCTGACAATCGTTACGATGCTGTCGATTCCGTTTCTAGCAGTGGCAGTATATAAGTTCGATAAAAAAGTTCACCCGGCTTTCCGTGGTGTAAGAAAGTCTTTTGGAAAGCTGAATACAAACGTTCAGGAAAATATCAGTGGGATTAATACAGTAAAGTCATTATCGAGAGAAGAACATCAGATCGATAAGTTCAACAGCTCCAATCAGGATTATAAAGAAAAGTACTTATTCACATCCGATGTATGGGCAAAATATTTCCCGCTCATGGAATTCCTCGGAAACGTCAGTGTAATCATGCTGCTTGGGTACGGTGGATACCTGGTGGTCAATGGGAACTTGACTGCTGGTGAATTAACAGCGTTCTACAGTCTGGTAGGCTTCATCATCTGGCCAATTATGAACCTTGGATTTACGATCAATCAGTTCTCACAGTCAAAAGCTTCAGGAGAACGTCTGCTTGAAATTTTAGAAGCTGAAGAAACGATTAAAGAAAAGCCTGATGCAATTGAACTTACACGTTCAAAAGGAGAAGTGGAGTTTAAAAACGTTTCTTTAAACTATACGGCTGATGATGAAAAAGCTATAAACAATGTATCATTCAAAGTTTCAGGCGGAAAAACAATCGGGTTGATCGGTGCTACCGGATCAGGAAAGACGAGTATCACGCAGCTGATGACCCGCTTTTATGAACCAACAGAAGGATCAGTGCTGATTGATGGAAAAGAAGTCAGTGACTATACCATCAGATCCCTTCGTAAAAATGTCGGCTTCGTGCTGCAGGAATCCTTCCTGTTTTCTTCAACAATTAAAGCTAACATTGCTTTTGGGAAGCCTGAGGCGACAATGGAAGAGATCATAGATGCTGCTAAAAAAGCTGAAGCGCACGATTTTATTATGGAGATGCCGGACGGCTACGATACAATGCTTGGTGAAAGAGGGCTTGGTTTATCAGGGGGACAAAAGCAGAGAATTGCAATTGCACGTGCGATCTGTCTTGATCCGAGTATATTGATCTTAGACGATGCGACAAGTGCTGTAGATATGCAGACAGAGTTCAATATTCAAAAAGCACTAAAAGAGGTAATGAAAGGACGTACAACCTTTATTATTGCTCACCGGATTTCATCATTAAAACATGCAGATGAAATTTTTGTTTTTGATAACGGAGAAATTACACATAGAGGCACCCATGATGAACTGATTCATCTTGAGGGGCAGTATAAGAGAATTTATGACATTCAGTACAAGGATCAAAAATCACTTTCTGCGACTGGAACGAGGTGA
- a CDS encoding short-chain dehydrogenase — MGKVYIVTGGSNGMGKYMAKRLADDGHSVLITGRDEEKLKSAVEEIGSDVQYFQMDVREPEMAEQMVKTAVQHFGTVDGLINNAAGNFICPVEKMSANAWRSVIDIVLNGTFNCTKAVGDYWIEHKIKGVIINMVATYAWNAGAGVAHSAAAKAGVLSLTRTIAVEWGHKYGIRANAIAPGPIERTGGAEKLFQSEEAAQRTLQSVPLKRLGKPEEIAGLAAFMLSEDAAYMNGECVTLDGGQWLNAFPF, encoded by the coding sequence ATGGGAAAAGTGTATATCGTAACGGGTGGTTCAAACGGAATGGGGAAGTATATGGCAAAAAGGCTTGCAGATGATGGACATTCTGTCTTAATAACAGGTAGAGATGAGGAAAAGCTGAAATCTGCAGTTGAAGAGATTGGATCTGACGTTCAGTATTTTCAAATGGATGTCCGTGAACCTGAGATGGCAGAGCAGATGGTAAAAACAGCGGTTCAGCATTTTGGCACAGTAGACGGGCTTATTAATAATGCAGCAGGTAACTTTATCTGTCCGGTTGAGAAAATGTCCGCTAATGCGTGGAGATCAGTCATTGATATTGTGCTAAACGGTACTTTCAACTGTACAAAAGCAGTAGGAGATTACTGGATTGAGCACAAAATTAAAGGTGTCATCATTAATATGGTCGCTACATATGCATGGAATGCCGGAGCTGGTGTTGCTCATTCGGCTGCTGCAAAGGCAGGGGTATTATCACTTACGAGGACCATTGCTGTTGAATGGGGACACAAATATGGAATCAGAGCAAACGCCATTGCTCCCGGACCGATTGAAAGAACTGGTGGTGCTGAGAAACTGTTTCAGTCTGAAGAAGCTGCTCAGAGAACCTTACAGAGTGTTCCGTTAAAACGTCTTGGAAAGCCTGAAGAAATTGCAGGGCTTGCTGCTTTTATGTTGTCAGAAGACGCAGCTTATATGAACGGTGAATGTGTAACACTGGACGGTGGACAGTGGCTGAATGCATTTCCTTTCTAA
- a CDS encoding N-acetyldiaminopimelate deacetylase: MESFIQVRRDLHKIPEVGYQEFKTQKYLLEYIHTLPQESISIKTWETGIFVLVKGTGDHPRTLAYRTDIDGLPITEQTNLPFSSEHPGYMHACGHDFHMSIALGVLTNLSREPLSDHILFIFQPAEEGPGGAARMLQSEEMREWMPDEIMGLHIAPEYKAGEIAVKEGLLFANTSELKIMLKGKGGHAAYPHKTKDMIVAGAHLITQLQSIVARSIDPLNSAVITVGKLEAGTVGNIIAETAELNGTMRSLDPEVMETLKTRVSAICDGIALAFDCEVKIEFNQPYYMVYNDHQLTADFMAFAEGHSAITCIECDKAMTGEDFGYFLKKIPGFMFWLGVGSEYGLHHAKLNPDEKAIDPAIGFITDYLRSK; this comes from the coding sequence ATGGAATCATTTATTCAGGTCCGCAGAGATCTCCACAAAATTCCGGAGGTCGGCTATCAGGAATTCAAAACACAGAAGTATCTCCTGGAATATATACACACACTGCCCCAGGAATCTATATCAATTAAGACCTGGGAGACAGGTATCTTTGTATTGGTAAAAGGAACCGGTGATCATCCGCGAACGCTGGCTTACAGAACCGACATTGACGGCCTGCCGATTACCGAACAGACTAATCTGCCATTTTCATCGGAACACCCGGGATATATGCATGCGTGCGGTCATGATTTTCATATGAGTATCGCACTCGGTGTGCTGACGAATCTTTCAAGAGAACCGCTTAGTGACCATATCCTTTTCATATTTCAGCCTGCTGAAGAAGGCCCTGGTGGTGCAGCCCGAATGCTTCAGTCTGAAGAAATGAGAGAGTGGATGCCTGATGAGATCATGGGGCTTCATATCGCTCCTGAATACAAAGCGGGGGAAATCGCTGTAAAAGAAGGGCTTCTTTTTGCAAATACATCAGAATTAAAAATTATGCTGAAAGGCAAGGGCGGACACGCAGCTTATCCACATAAAACAAAGGATATGATCGTTGCCGGTGCCCATCTCATTACTCAGCTGCAATCGATAGTAGCCAGATCAATTGACCCGCTGAATAGTGCGGTTATTACCGTTGGAAAGCTTGAAGCAGGTACAGTTGGCAACATTATTGCAGAAACGGCTGAGCTTAACGGTACAATGAGAAGTCTTGACCCTGAAGTGATGGAAACACTTAAAACAAGAGTATCAGCAATTTGTGACGGAATTGCGCTGGCATTTGACTGTGAAGTAAAGATTGAATTCAATCAGCCTTATTATATGGTCTACAATGATCATCAGTTAACGGCTGATTTTATGGCATTTGCTGAAGGGCATTCAGCGATTACCTGCATTGAATGTGATAAAGCAATGACAGGAGAAGACTTCGGTTATTTTCTGAAGAAAATACCGGGCTTTATGTTCTGGCTGGGGGTAGGGTCTGAATACGGGCTGCATCACGCAAAACTGAACCCGGATGAAAAAGCAATTGACCCTGCAATCGGATTTATTACGGATTATTTGAGAAGTAAATAA
- a CDS encoding mechanosensitive ion channel protein, translating to MDNILNLSTLGARLADYEWGALFIDIGIVALKIIGILIVYLIVKAIGNRLLSGIFAKYESRENISVGRARTLESLTKNVFGYALLFILIVTILQLVNIDVTALIAGAGIVGLAIGFGAQGLVSDVVTGFFILLEKQIDVGDYITTGEFSGICEDVGLRQTKIRGFDGTLHFVPNREITSMSNHSRGNMRAMIDIGISYDDDIDKAIKVLQDVCDKVAASNSAIIDGPNVVGVQELGSSDVVIRVIGQTANMEQWAVERELRKEMKEALDRNGIEIPFPHQVYVQKEA from the coding sequence TTGGATAACATACTGAATTTAAGCACACTCGGTGCAAGACTTGCTGATTATGAGTGGGGTGCCCTCTTTATAGACATTGGCATCGTAGCACTGAAAATAATCGGCATTCTGATTGTCTACTTAATTGTCAAAGCAATTGGTAACAGATTACTTTCAGGAATCTTTGCTAAATATGAAAGCAGAGAAAATATTTCTGTTGGAAGAGCCCGTACTTTAGAAAGTCTCACCAAAAATGTCTTTGGTTATGCACTACTTTTCATACTCATTGTGACAATTTTGCAGCTTGTAAATATTGACGTAACTGCACTGATTGCAGGTGCCGGTATCGTCGGTCTTGCAATCGGATTTGGTGCACAGGGTCTGGTAAGCGATGTAGTAACCGGGTTTTTTATTCTTTTAGAAAAGCAGATTGATGTAGGTGATTACATTACAACAGGGGAATTTTCAGGGATCTGTGAGGATGTTGGTCTTAGACAGACTAAAATCAGAGGATTCGATGGTACGCTCCACTTCGTACCTAACCGTGAAATCACAAGTATGAGTAACCATTCACGCGGCAATATGCGTGCGATGATTGATATTGGCATTTCATATGATGATGATATTGATAAAGCAATCAAAGTGCTGCAGGATGTATGCGATAAAGTCGCTGCGTCTAACAGCGCGATTATTGATGGACCAAATGTTGTAGGTGTTCAGGAACTTGGCTCATCAGACGTTGTGATCCGAGTGATTGGACAGACGGCAAATATGGAACAGTGGGCTGTTGAGAGAGAGCTCAGAAAAGAAATGAAGGAAGCACTTGACCGCAACGGGATTGAAATACCGTTTCCACATCAGGTATATGTACAAAAAGAAGCGTAA
- a CDS encoding 2,3,4,5-tetrahydropyridine-2,6-carboxylate N-succinyltransferase, producing MNTMDANEIISYIQNAKKSTPVKVYVKGADLHKINFGDESQTFLSEGSGVVFGEWADIQPALEKHTDQIWDYVVENDRRNSAIPMLDLKNIKARIEPGAIIRDQVEIGDNAVIMMGASINIGSVVGSGTMIDMNVVLGGRATVGKNCHIGAGAVLAGVIEPPSAKPVIVEDDVVIGANAVVLEGVTVGKGAVVAAGAIVIEDVESYTVVAGTPAKVLKKIDEKTKSKTEIKQELRQL from the coding sequence ATGAATACAATGGATGCAAATGAAATTATTTCCTATATACAGAATGCGAAAAAATCGACGCCTGTAAAAGTATATGTAAAAGGTGCTGACCTGCATAAAATCAACTTCGGAGACGAATCACAGACATTCTTATCTGAAGGGTCAGGTGTAGTCTTTGGTGAATGGGCTGACATCCAGCCGGCACTTGAAAAGCATACAGATCAGATTTGGGATTATGTTGTAGAAAACGACCGTAGAAATTCTGCGATCCCGATGCTTGACCTGAAAAATATTAAAGCGCGTATTGAGCCGGGTGCAATTATCCGTGATCAGGTAGAGATCGGTGATAATGCTGTAATCATGATGGGTGCATCAATTAATATTGGTTCTGTTGTCGGATCAGGAACAATGATTGATATGAACGTAGTATTAGGCGGACGTGCAACAGTCGGTAAGAACTGTCATATCGGTGCAGGCGCTGTACTTGCGGGCGTAATTGAGCCGCCATCGGCAAAGCCTGTTATCGTTGAAGATGATGTTGTAATTGGTGCAAATGCTGTCGTTCTTGAAGGTGTCACAGTAGGTAAAGGTGCAGTAGTTGCTGCAGGTGCAATTGTGATTGAAGACGTTGAATCTTATACAGTAGTTGCAGGTACTCCTGCTAAAGTACTCAAGAAAATCGATGAAAAAACGAAATCTAAAACAGAAATTAAGCAGGAACTACGTCAGCTGTAA
- a CDS encoding MFS transporter, whose protein sequence is MSHSEYEHGRLKYRPFILAAVMLAMFVGAIEATIVSTAMPAITADLGGFQLYSWVFSSYLLMSTVTVLLYGKLSDIFGRKPALTLGMSLFLIGSILCGFAESMEWLIVFRFIQGLGAGAVMPIASTIVGDIYSKEERAKIQGYLSSVWGISAVMGPAIGGLLVETIGWQYVFWINVPLGILSLAVLWIFLKENVEKNTSPIDYKGAVLLSAGLTILLYLLVEGGISIPWLSPTALSMLAVSVLIIILFVRHELTAPDPMMPFSIWRNRAIFVANIVSLTTGVLLIGISSYLPAFVTGVMGESATIAGFTLTAMSIGWPIAATVAGRLLIKIGYYRTSLIGGISLIIGSLLFVLMKPDYGPLWPTVSSFFVGVGMGLTTTSFIVSIQSAVPWKLRGAATAANMFMRNLGSTVGVALLGGILNSSIRSTFEKSENPEVRSMGVDAVNRLLEAEQRSQIEPGVLQQLQTAMTDGLNIVYLIVFAFAVISLFFILFLPRKE, encoded by the coding sequence ATGTCACATTCAGAATATGAGCACGGGAGATTAAAATACCGGCCATTTATACTGGCAGCTGTCATGCTTGCAATGTTTGTCGGGGCAATTGAAGCAACAATCGTCTCGACAGCCATGCCGGCGATCACAGCTGACCTGGGAGGATTCCAGCTATATAGCTGGGTTTTTTCATCTTATTTACTAATGAGTACAGTGACTGTGCTGTTATATGGAAAGCTATCAGATATTTTTGGCAGAAAGCCGGCACTGACGCTTGGAATGTCACTATTTTTGATCGGGTCTATTTTATGCGGTTTTGCTGAATCAATGGAATGGCTCATTGTATTCCGATTTATTCAGGGTCTGGGTGCAGGAGCAGTCATGCCTATCGCTTCTACAATTGTCGGTGATATTTATTCAAAAGAAGAGCGTGCCAAAATTCAGGGTTATCTCTCAAGCGTATGGGGGATCTCTGCAGTGATGGGGCCTGCCATTGGCGGTCTGCTGGTTGAGACAATTGGCTGGCAATATGTGTTCTGGATCAACGTACCGCTTGGCATTCTTTCTCTGGCAGTACTATGGATATTCTTAAAAGAAAATGTTGAAAAAAATACATCACCGATTGATTATAAAGGCGCAGTCCTGTTATCAGCCGGGCTTACAATATTATTATACTTATTAGTTGAGGGCGGAATTTCAATACCATGGCTGTCCCCGACTGCTCTTAGCATGCTTGCCGTATCTGTTCTGATTATTATCCTGTTTGTCAGACACGAATTAACAGCACCTGACCCGATGATGCCATTTTCCATCTGGAGAAACCGGGCAATTTTTGTTGCGAATATCGTATCTTTGACAACAGGGGTTCTGCTGATCGGAATCTCAAGTTACCTGCCTGCATTTGTAACGGGGGTAATGGGAGAAAGCGCGACGATTGCAGGATTTACATTAACGGCAATGTCTATTGGCTGGCCGATTGCTGCAACGGTGGCCGGGAGACTGCTGATTAAAATCGGTTATTACCGGACCAGCCTGATCGGCGGAATTTCGTTAATCATCGGTTCATTGCTTTTTGTCTTAATGAAGCCTGATTACGGTCCCCTCTGGCCAACGGTTTCTTCATTCTTCGTCGGAGTCGGTATGGGACTGACAACGACTTCTTTCATTGTATCAATTCAAAGTGCTGTTCCATGGAAGCTGCGTGGTGCAGCGACTGCAGCGAATATGTTTATGAGGAACCTTGGCAGTACGGTTGGTGTAGCGCTTCTTGGCGGTATATTAAATTCTTCGATCAGGTCAACATTTGAAAAAAGCGAGAATCCTGAAGTCAGATCTATGGGTGTTGACGCAGTAAACCGGCTGCTCGAAGCAGAACAGAGAAGTCAGATTGAACCGGGTGTTCTTCAGCAGCTGCAAACCGCAATGACAGACGGATTAAATATTGTGTATCTGATCGTCTTTGCGTTTGCTGTGATCAGCCTGTTTTTTATACTGTTTTTACCTCGAAAAGAATAG
- a CDS encoding thioredoxin: MAERMVGKQAPRFEMDAVLANKEFGKVSLEQNMKEDKWTVLFFYPMDFTFVCPTEITAMSDRYDEFEDLDAEIIGVSTDTIHTHLAWINTERKDNGLGDLNYPLAADTNHQVSREYGVLIEDEGIALRGLYIISPEGELMYQTVFHNNIGRDVDETLRVLQALQTGGLCPANWKPGQKTL; the protein is encoded by the coding sequence ATGGCAGAACGTATGGTAGGCAAGCAGGCGCCACGCTTTGAAATGGACGCAGTACTTGCGAACAAAGAATTTGGAAAAGTAAGCCTAGAACAAAACATGAAAGAAGATAAATGGACAGTATTATTCTTCTATCCAATGGACTTCACTTTTGTATGTCCAACTGAAATCACTGCAATGTCAGATCGTTACGACGAATTTGAAGACCTTGATGCAGAAATTATCGGGGTTTCTACTGATACAATCCACACACACCTTGCATGGATCAACACAGAGCGTAAAGACAATGGTCTTGGCGATCTGAACTATCCGCTTGCAGCAGATACAAACCACCAGGTATCACGCGAATATGGCGTACTGATTGAAGATGAAGGAATTGCACTTCGCGGCCTTTACATCATCAGCCCTGAAGGTGAGCTTATGTATCAGACTGTATTCCATAACAACATCGGCCGTGACGTAGACGAAACACTTCGCGTACTTCAGGCACTTCAGACAGGTGGACTTTGCCCGGCTAACTGGAAGCCAGGTCAAAAGACACTTTAA